TGTGAAGAAATAAATCTAGAGttgaattgggaaaagtgccattttatggtgcaGGAAAGTATCGTGTTGGGTCACAGAGTGTCTAGAAGtggcattgaagttgataaggcAAAGGTAAAGGCGGTTGAAAATTACCTCTACCCATTTCTGTGATAGTTGTCTGAAGTTTCTTGGGACACAAGGGTTTCTATCGGCGCTTTATAAAGGATTTTTCAAAAATTGCTACTCCTTTGTGCAGGTTTCTTGAAAAGGATGCAACTTTCAATTTTGATGACGCCTGCCTGAAGGCATTTGAAGAGCTCAAAAAGAAGTTGGTGGGTGCCCCCATTATTGTGGCACCAGATTGGTCCTTACTATTTGAActtatgtgtgatgcaagtgaccatgCTATTGGGGCAGTACTAGGCTAGAGGAAAGACAAGGTGTTTTATTCCATCTACTATGCGAGTAAGACTCTTAATGATGCACATCTGAATTACACCACCACTGAAAAGAAGTTGTTTGCCGTTGTGTGGGCCTTTGAAAATTTTGGGCATACTTGGTGGGAACAAAAGTCATAGTCCATACCGATCATGCAACAATCATGGATCTATTTACAAAAATGGAATCTAAGGATAGATTGATGCACTGGGTTTTGTTGTTGCAAGAATGTGATGTAGTAATACGAGATCGAAAGGGCATAGAGAACCAAGTTGCTGACCATCTATCAAGGCTGGAAAATCATGACCACGTAGAGGAGGGTGAAGAAATTAAAGAGGCATTTCCTAATGAGCAATTTTTTGCTATCACCCAAGACCCTTCCCCATGGTACGCGGACTATGTGAACTATCTTGTGAGTGGGGTACTTCCTCCTGAAATTGAATCTAAAACTAGAAAGAggtttttacatgatgtgaacttCTACTACTGGGATGAGCCATACTTGTACAAGCAGTGTGCTGATCAATTGATGAGGAGATGCATTCTAGAAAAAAGAGGTGGAATTAGTGTTGTATAATTGTCATGCATCACCTTATGGGGGCCATCATGGAGGTAATAGAACAACTGCAAAGGTATTACAATCCGGTTTCTTTTGGCCAACAttattcaaggatgcccatgcatTTTCTAAAGAAGTGTGACTAGTGTCAAAGAACATGAACAATCACAAAGAGGCATAAGATGCCTTTGAATAACATCTTAGAGGT
The DNA window shown above is from Nicotiana tomentosiformis chromosome 8, ASM39032v3, whole genome shotgun sequence and carries:
- the LOC138897864 gene encoding uncharacterized protein; translated protein: MESKDRLMHWVLLLQECDVVIRDRKGIENQVADHLSRLENHDHVEEGEEIKEAFPNEQFFAITQDPSPWYADYVNYLVSGVLPPEIESKTRKRFLHDVNFYYWDEPYLYKQCADQLMRRCILEKRGGISVV